From the Daphnia magna isolate NIES linkage group LG3, ASM2063170v1.1, whole genome shotgun sequence genome, one window contains:
- the LOC116919516 gene encoding 60S ribosomal protein L18a has protein sequence MKASGLLKEYKVVGRKLPSEKEPNPPLYRMRIFAPDHIVAKSRFWYFLRQLRKFKKATGEIVSCQMVHDKSPLKVKNFGIWLRYDSRSGTHNMYREYRDLTVSAAVTQCYRDMGARHRARAHAIQIIRVEEVAADKCRRPHVKQFHDSTIKFPLPHRANTIDMPQLSYRKPKTYFG, from the exons ATGAAGGCCAGCGGTTTG TTGAAGGAATACAAAGTTGTTGGGCGCAAGCTCCCTTCTGAAAAGGAACCAAATCCACCTCTTTACAGAATGAGGATTTTTGCCCCTGATCATATTGTGGCTAAGTCACGTTTCTGGTACTTCTTGCGTCAGCTCCGTAAGTTCAAGAAGGCTACTGGTGAAATTGTCAGCTGCCAGATG GTTCATGATAAAAGCCCATTGAAAGTAAAGAACTTTGGTATCTGGCTTCGATATGATTCTCGCTCTGGTACTCACAACATGTACCGTGAATACAGAGACCTGACTGTCTCAGCTGCTGTAACACAATGCTACCGCGATATGGGAGCCCGCCATCGTGCTCGCGCTCATGCTATTCAG ATCATTCGAGTAGAAGAAGTAGCCGCCGACAAATGTCGACGCCCGCATGTTAAGCAGTTCCACGATTCTACCATTAAATTCCCTCTTCCACACAGGGCTAATACCATCGATATGCCCCAACTGTCCTACCGCAAACCCAAGACTTACTTCGgttaa
- the LOC116919514 gene encoding complex I assembly factor ACAD9, mitochondrial codes for MASYKILTSKSLIPMASRISKSNSARTAQFSSSAAMYNKEIKEYKAPQTSAATEVKKLQRPPFGKNLFLGKFDTDILAFPEVLDKERLQTLEELVAPVEKFFESIDSKKIDAEGKIPKETYDGLKALGLFGQQIPTDYGGLGFNATEFARLAEITALDASVAVSLAAHQSIGLKGLLIAGNEEQKAKYLPRLATGEWTAAFCLTEPSSGSDAASVQTRATLSDNGDYWIMNGNKIWISNGGIADFFTVFAKTQVRNKMGEMEDRVTAFLVERNFGGVTHGKPEDKLGIRGSNTCQVYFENVPIPKENVLGEVGAGFKIALNILNSGRFSMGSSGAGMLKKLIGWTAEHAVSRKQFGKALMEFELIQEKFAKMACTVYAMESMAYLTSAMLDTYEEPDCAMEAAMVKVFSSEGVWNCTSECLQILGGLGYMKDYPYERYLRDARILLIFEGTNEILRILISLLGLQHAGKHLADMVRKLRNPTANPGFVVKSTWERLRRNPKNPKLTLQLNNFLHPSVKVASELLEKRVLQFQMAVETLLARHGKEVGNKQMDLRRVADVAIDLFAMSAVVSRSSRSYCIGLRNAQHEVELAHSFCVEADLRCERLITELFGGDLTTQDLAIKKIAQTIFQNKGYCAEHPLKQN; via the exons ATGGCCTCCTACAAGATTTTAACTTCGAAATCCTTGATTCCCATGGCGAGTCGCATATCCAAATCCAACTCCGCTCGAACGGCTCAGTTTTCTTCTTCGGCTGCAATGTATAACAAG GAAATTAAAGAGTATAAGGCACCACAAACAAGTGCCGCAACTGAAGTTAAAAAGCTTCAGCGCCCTCCCTTtggaaaaaatttgtttctagGAAAGTTTGACACTGACATATTAGCTTTTCCGGAAGTTCTTGATAAGGAAAGGCTTCAGACACTTGAAGAACTGGTTGCTccagtagaaaaattttttgagtcaattgattcaaaaaaaattgatgcaGAAGGGAAAATTCCAAAGGAAACTTATGATGGACTGAAAGCATTGGGCTTGTTTGGGCAACAGATACCTACAGATTATGGTGGGCTGGGATTCAATGCCACTGAATTTGCACGACTTGCTGAAATAACAGCCTTAGATGCATCAGTTGCAGTATCACTTGCAGCCCATCAGTCAATTGGCCTTAAG gGTCTTTTAATAGCTGGAAATGAAGAGCAAAAAGCTAAATACTTACCCCGTTTGGCCACAGGTGAATGGACTGCAGCGTTTTGTCTCACCGAACCCAGTAGTGGTTCAGACGCTGCGTCTGTGCAG ACCAGAGCGACCCTATCAGATAATGGTGATTATTGGATCATGAATGGCAACAAAATATGGATATCAAACGGTGGTATCGCAGATTTCTTCACTGTGTTTGCGAAAACGCAA GTGAGGAATAAAATGGGTGAGATGGAAGATCGAGTCACTGCATTTTTGGTGGAACGTAATTTTGGTGGCGTGACCCATGGGAAACCGGAGGATAAGCTTGGTATTCGGGGTTCGAATACTTGTCAG GTGTATTTTGAAAATGTACCTATTCCGAAAGAAAATGTTCTCGGAGAAGTTGGAGCCGGATTTAAAATCGcattgaatattttgaattcTGGAAGATTCAGTATGGGAAGCTCCGGAGCAG GAATGTTAAAAAAACTTATCGGATGGACAGCAGAACATGCAGTATCACGTAAACAGTTTGGCAAAGCGTTGATGGAATTTGAATtaattcaagaaaaatttgcaaaaatggcttGTACCGTCTACGCCATGGAATCGATGGCTTATCTCACCTCAG CTATGCTAGATACTTATGAGGAACCTGATTGTGCGATGGAGGCAGCGATGGTGAAG GTTTTTAGCTCGGAGGGCGTTTGGAATTGTACAAGCGAATGCTTACAAATTCTTGGAGGTCTAGGCTATATGAAAGATTATCCGTATGAACGGTATCTAAGAGACGCGCGCATTTTACTCATCTTTGAAGGAACAAACGAAATTCTCCGTATACTCATATCACTCTTGG GTCTCCAGCATGCAGGAAAACATCTTGCTGATATGGTTCGGAAATTACGTAATCCGACTGCCAATCCTGGGTTCGTCGTCAAAAGTACATGGGAAAGATTAAGACGGAACCCCAAAAATCCCAAACTCACTCTTCAATTAAATAATTTCCTTCATCCAAGTGTTAAG GTCGCGTCGGAATTGTTGGAGAAACGTGTCCTGCAATTTCAAATGGCTGTAGAAACTTTATTAGCTCGACATGGAAAGGAAGTGGGCAATAAACAAATGGATCTTCGACGTGTAGCAGACGTCGCGATCGATTTGTTTGCTATGTCTGCAGTTGTTAGTAGGTCCTCTCGGTCCTACTGCATTGGATTACGGAACGCACAACATGAA GTGGAATTGGCACATTCTTTCTGTGTCGAAGCCGATTTACGTTGTGAGCGATTAATAACCGAATTATTTGGGGGCGATTTGACCACCCAAGATTTGGCTATTAAGAAAATTGCTCAAACTATATTTCAGAACAAAGGATATTGTGCAGAACACCCTCTTAAACAAAATTGA
- the LOC116919515 gene encoding sorting nexin-17, which yields MHFSIPETENIQDKDGSYYQGYHVHINGNHHCTLRYKQLRHLHDQLKKLFSHDTIPEFPSKKLLPLTTLQLEERRLYLEKYLQSLALDHRISNSTFFHAFLRMAQNETHLSSDDQKNVHIRITLPGEEVISIPVTPIQETDSVIKRVAQHIGLPEDLADYFALFVQDANEFNQYCLVRRLLNYESPFLAVKLSGESASLVIRKSYWDTTYDDELLKDPVGTKLVYNQFQDDYKRYWIQPNEQQLIPLKRLMEQNKQHDVLKLARQMRFYGSVNFLPCLTDFPTPRTSVSIYALNKELVFRYPDLSERSFRVTRMRTWRITTIVQEHSVDHPKLELSFEYLLSKDRLQWITVESTQVIFLSLCLQSMVEELMRKQQEAGSCSTFPKLADEVIQKLTFLGKNGTLLCISESTGKTRISKDPIKNPLGLKESIRVRFRNGRNHSFEEARIENHAFEDIRDEDL from the exons ATGCATTTTTCCATCCCAGAAACAGAAAACATTCAGGATAAAGATGGGAGTTACTACCAG GGATATCATGTTCACATTAATGGAAATCATCATTGCACACTTCGATACAAGCAATTAAGACACTTACATGACCAGTTGAAGAAACTGTTCAGTCATGATACAATACCAGAGTTCCCTTCTAAAAAGCTTCTTCCTTTGACCACCCTCCAGCTTGAGGAACGCAGATTATACCTTGAGAAATATTTACAATCAC TTGCTCTTGACCATAGAATCAGCAATAGTACCTTCTTTCATGCATTTCTTCGAATGGCTCAAAATGAAACACACTTGTCGAGTGATGACCAAAAAAATGTCCATATAAGGATTACTCTACCTGGGGAAGAAGTAATATCCATTCCTGTGACACCAATCCAAGAAACTGATTCAGTTATAAAG aGAGTTGCTCAACATATTGGGCTTCCAGAAGATTTGGCGGATTACTTTGCCCTTTTCGTTCAAGATGCTAATGAGTTTAATCAATATTGTT TGGTTAGAAGATTGCTAAATTATGAATCGCCATTCTTAGCTGTGAAACTGTCTGGCGAGAGTGCAAGTCTCGTTATCAGGAAAAG TTATTGGGATACTACGTATGACGATGAGCTTTTAAAAGACCCCGTTGGAACAAAACTGGTGTACAATCAATTCCAAGATGACTATAAAAGATATTGGATACAGCCGAACGAACAACAATTGATCCCACTGAAAAGATTAATGGAACAAAACAAGCAGCACGAC GTATTGAAACTTGCGCGACAAATGCGTTTTTACGGGAGCGTAAATTTCTTACCGTGTTTAACGGACTTTCCTACCCCTCGCACTTCCGTATCTATTTATGCGCTTAATAAAGAACTAGTTTTTCGCTACCCAGATTTGTCAGAGAGGTCGTTTCGGGTAACGCGTATGCGTACTTGGAGAATTACTACAATTGTCCAG GAACATAGTGTCGATCACCCTAAACTAGAATTGTCGTTTGAATACCTTTTATCTAAAGATCGATTACAGTGGATCACAGTAGAAAGTACCCAagtcatttttctttcgttgtgCCTGCAAAGCATGGTTGAAGAGCTGATGCGAAAGCAACAGGAAGCTGGTAGTTGCAGTACATTTCCGAAG TTGGCGGATGAAGTGATTCAAAAGCTAACATTCTTAGGGAAAAACGGAACTTTACTTTGTATTTCTGAGTCAACTGGGAAAACTAGAATTTCTAAG GATCCAATAAAGAATCCACTTGGACTAAAAGAAAGTATCCGTGTTCGCTTTCGAAATGGAAGAAATCATTCGTTTGAAGAAGCGCGAATTGAGAATCACGCCTTTGAAGATATTCGTGACGAAGATTTGTGA